A window of the Algoriphagus halophilus genome harbors these coding sequences:
- a CDS encoding GMC oxidoreductase — MANFNIDAKQEMTYDAIVIGSGISGGWAAKELCEKGLKTLVLERGRIVEHVTDYPTMSLDPWDTELRGSLTPEQKARHPKGGRSGFIGAYNEHFHANDVENPYTEVKPFMWVRAHQMGGRSILWGKQCYRWSDLDFEANLKDGHGVDWPIRYKDLAPWYTHVEKFAGISGEALGLPQLPDSHFLPPMELNCVEKHVKERIEKEYNGRNMIIGRVAHLTEPINGRGKCQFRNRCDRGCPYGAYFSSNAVTLPAANATGNLTIRPFSIAQSIIYDEETGKATGVRIIDSETSEFMEYHAKIIFCNASALSSTQILLNSTSDRFPNGLGNDSGELGHNLMDHTYRVGAMGKVEGFEDQYYKGRRPNGIYIPRYYNLDEGTKNENFVRGFGFQGSGGRAGWSAGSNQENFGGEFKDSLMKPGPWEFFITGFAECLPDHKNKVTLNKEVLDKWGQPTLSIDAEWGPNELAMNKQIRKDAKEMLERAGLTDITDFDNEHEMGYGIHEMGTARMGRDPKTSVLNGNNQVHGAKNVFVTDGACMTSSSCVNPSLTYMALTARAANFAVSELKKKNL, encoded by the coding sequence ATGGCCAATTTTAATATTGACGCAAAACAAGAAATGACCTACGATGCGATTGTAATCGGATCGGGGATTAGTGGTGGTTGGGCCGCGAAAGAACTTTGTGAGAAAGGATTGAAAACTCTCGTATTGGAAAGAGGGAGAATTGTAGAACATGTGACAGACTACCCTACCATGAGTTTGGATCCATGGGATACAGAACTCAGAGGAAGTCTTACTCCAGAGCAAAAAGCAAGGCATCCAAAAGGGGGTAGATCTGGATTTATTGGGGCTTATAATGAGCATTTTCATGCCAATGATGTAGAAAATCCCTATACCGAAGTGAAACCTTTTATGTGGGTTAGAGCCCATCAAATGGGGGGACGATCTATTCTTTGGGGTAAGCAATGCTACCGATGGTCTGACTTGGATTTTGAAGCCAATTTAAAAGATGGGCATGGGGTAGACTGGCCTATCCGATACAAGGATTTGGCACCTTGGTATACCCATGTGGAGAAATTTGCAGGGATCAGCGGAGAAGCATTGGGTTTACCGCAATTGCCGGATAGTCATTTCCTTCCTCCTATGGAGCTCAATTGTGTGGAGAAACATGTGAAAGAGCGCATAGAAAAGGAATATAATGGGCGAAATATGATCATTGGCCGTGTGGCGCATTTGACTGAGCCGATCAATGGTCGTGGGAAATGTCAGTTCAGAAATCGATGTGATCGGGGATGTCCTTACGGTGCCTATTTTAGTAGTAATGCAGTGACTCTTCCAGCAGCCAATGCGACGGGGAACCTAACCATCCGCCCTTTTTCAATCGCACAATCCATTATTTATGATGAGGAAACCGGGAAAGCTACAGGTGTAAGAATCATTGATTCCGAAACCAGTGAGTTTATGGAGTACCATGCAAAAATCATTTTCTGTAATGCCTCTGCCTTGAGCTCGACTCAAATTTTATTGAATTCCACTTCTGACCGTTTTCCAAATGGCTTAGGGAACGACAGTGGGGAGTTGGGACATAACCTAATGGATCATACTTATAGAGTTGGGGCCATGGGAAAAGTAGAAGGCTTTGAGGATCAATATTACAAGGGTAGAAGACCGAATGGAATTTATATTCCTAGATATTACAACTTGGACGAAGGTACCAAAAACGAAAATTTCGTGAGAGGATTCGGATTCCAGGGCAGTGGAGGAAGAGCTGGATGGAGCGCAGGGTCTAATCAGGAAAACTTCGGAGGTGAATTCAAAGATAGTCTAATGAAGCCAGGACCTTGGGAATTCTTCATTACTGGATTTGCGGAATGTCTTCCAGACCATAAGAACAAAGTAACCTTGAATAAAGAGGTGTTGGATAAGTGGGGTCAGCCAACCTTAAGCATCGATGCAGAATGGGGACCCAATGAATTGGCGATGAATAAGCAGATTCGAAAAGATGCCAAGGAAATGCTGGAAAGAGCAGGGTTAACGGATATCACTGATTTTGATAATGAACATGAAATGGGGTATGGAATCCATGAAATGGGAACCGCAAGAATGGGTAGAGATCCTAAAACTTCCGTATTGAATGGGAATAACCAGGTACATGGTGCCAAGAATGTCTTTGTGACCGATGGAGCTTGTATGACTTCCTCCTCATGTGTCAACCCATCCTTGACCTATATGGCCTTGACAGCTAGAGCAGCCAATTTTGCAGTATCCGAATTGAAGAAAAAAAACCTTTAA
- a CDS encoding helix-turn-helix domain-containing protein: protein MIESNSILFTIICVFGLQSIMFGGLILFKKPRRLANIFLALLIFFYAIIPLNIVFVNVLKDYDLLYIFRYFQMEMLYGIGPCLYFYTKCITNSKFKFQRKHFIHFIPLVLEFIFYRTTIYRIGSNGLYLEEMPIYSYVYLIQQWLGVISILIYSFISLKILLKYKYLLKEYYSKIEHLSHKWLKLPILFFAGYFIYWNILTGIDWFVFDRSLREYYFLPSFVILSIITCWLSFKAYIQKEREVVHLKPIKNKFEDNQDNRDEEFLTSLKTLMKTQKPYLNPELNLSMLAEFLDMKPKELSQKINQNCNQNFYDLINSYRIEAFKNRLESPEHEKLSLLGHAYECGFNSKSTFNHVFKKFNQLTPSQYLKRLKNTSE, encoded by the coding sequence ATGATTGAATCTAACTCGATTTTATTCACTATTATTTGCGTCTTTGGACTTCAATCCATAATGTTTGGGGGATTAATCCTATTCAAAAAACCAAGACGGTTAGCCAATATTTTTTTAGCATTACTTATTTTTTTCTATGCAATAATTCCCTTAAACATAGTATTTGTAAATGTATTGAAAGACTATGATTTGCTTTATATCTTTAGATACTTTCAAATGGAAATGCTTTATGGCATTGGTCCATGCTTATATTTTTACACCAAATGCATAACTAATTCAAAATTTAAATTCCAGAGAAAGCATTTCATCCATTTTATACCGTTAGTCTTGGAGTTTATTTTTTATAGAACAACCATCTACAGGATTGGATCTAATGGCTTGTATTTAGAAGAAATGCCTATCTATTCTTATGTGTATCTAATACAGCAGTGGTTAGGTGTAATTTCTATATTGATTTATAGTTTTATTTCTTTAAAAATACTCTTAAAATACAAATATTTACTTAAGGAGTACTATTCTAAAATTGAACATTTATCTCATAAATGGCTGAAATTACCAATACTTTTTTTTGCAGGGTATTTTATATATTGGAATATTTTAACAGGAATAGACTGGTTTGTGTTTGACAGGTCCTTAAGAGAATATTACTTTCTGCCAAGTTTTGTTATACTTTCTATTATAACATGTTGGTTAAGTTTTAAAGCATATATTCAAAAAGAAAGAGAAGTAGTTCATTTAAAACCTATTAAAAATAAATTCGAGGATAATCAAGATAATAGGGATGAAGAATTTCTTACTAGTTTGAAAACCCTGATGAAAACCCAAAAACCATACCTCAACCCAGAATTAAATCTTTCTATGCTAGCTGAATTCTTAGACATGAAACCAAAAGAATTATCACAAAAAATCAACCAGAACTGTAATCAAAATTTTTATGATTTAATCAATTCTTACAGGATTGAAGCATTTAAAAACCGATTAGAATCACCTGAACATGAAAAATTATCCCTTTTAGGACACGCATATGAATGTGGGTTTAATTCCAAGTCCACATTTAATCATGTTTTCAAGAAATTTAATCAACTCACACCAAGTCAATATCTTAAAAGGCTAAAAAATACGTCCGAATAG
- a CDS encoding gluconate 2-dehydrogenase subunit 3 family protein, with the protein MNRRNALRRTALLAGSAMATPTLLSLLQSCKEQKRVDWVPQFLSQDQAVFVSSFVDTILPKTETPGALDVKVDIFIDLMYAKAYDEGAQQYVVAEIEKFNTNCKNDFGDVFANLTPEDKTAVLKKAEAETAKFNPGVWGTAVGEQKPVAYYRQLKSMALWAYFSSEEVGKNILSYDPIPGEYLGCIPLSDVGNTWSL; encoded by the coding sequence ATGAACAGAAGAAACGCACTTAGAAGAACCGCATTATTGGCTGGATCGGCGATGGCAACACCCACCTTGCTTTCCCTGCTTCAATCCTGTAAAGAGCAAAAGCGGGTAGACTGGGTTCCACAGTTTTTATCTCAGGACCAGGCAGTTTTTGTCTCCTCATTTGTGGATACGATCTTACCGAAAACCGAGACTCCAGGAGCTTTGGATGTGAAAGTAGATATTTTCATTGATCTGATGTATGCGAAGGCTTATGATGAGGGAGCACAGCAATATGTGGTGGCAGAAATAGAAAAGTTCAATACCAATTGCAAAAATGATTTTGGAGATGTCTTTGCTAATCTGACTCCCGAAGATAAAACGGCGGTATTGAAGAAAGCGGAAGCAGAAACTGCTAAGTTTAACCCTGGAGTTTGGGGTACTGCGGTAGGAGAGCAAAAACCGGTAGCCTACTATCGTCAATTGAAATCCATGGCGCTCTGGGCTTATTTCTCTTCTGAAGAAGTAGGGAAAAATATTCTGAGCTATGATCCGATTCCAGGTGAATACCTTGGGTGTATTCCGCTTTCGGATGTAGGGAATACCTGGAGTCTTTAA
- a CDS encoding nuclear transport factor 2 family protein, translating to MKTLENSSTAFKRNSRLFFLGILFCLVLSCKSEKNERASESNIEEVIDSGNHQREVAYKILAQEKAWAAALVANDLNIVEALMHRDFRLKRVYGDALPISKEMYLSMTGMSASKMDVTHFEILDVHDDLAIAKAAMSMDWQQEGVGKLPPYAVLIDTWQKSEDGTWQILSRVSQILEEPYTNHQMTD from the coding sequence ATGAAAACTTTAGAAAATTCATCTACTGCTTTTAAACGCAACTCTAGATTATTTTTCCTCGGAATACTATTTTGTTTAGTACTATCATGTAAAAGTGAAAAAAATGAAAGAGCATCGGAATCAAATATTGAGGAAGTAATCGACTCTGGCAACCACCAAAGAGAAGTTGCATACAAGATTCTAGCTCAAGAAAAGGCATGGGCTGCGGCGCTCGTTGCCAATGACCTAAACATTGTAGAAGCCTTGATGCATCGTGATTTTAGGCTTAAAAGAGTCTATGGAGATGCCTTACCTATTAGTAAGGAAATGTATCTAAGCATGACTGGAATGAGTGCATCAAAAATGGACGTAACGCATTTTGAAATACTTGATGTGCATGATGACCTTGCTATAGCAAAAGCTGCAATGTCTATGGATTGGCAACAGGAAGGTGTTGGTAAACTTCCTCCATATGCAGTCTTAATCGATACTTGGCAAAAGAGTGAAGATGGTACTTGGCAGATCCTTTCAAGAGTAAGTCAAATTCTTGAAGAACCCTATACCAATCATCAAATGACTGATTGA
- a CDS encoding S41 family peptidase gives MNNFYLKLRCYRIVLFWCVLLISQSSLSQQFSKADILSDLTYLKKSLEEAHINLYAYTTKDRFENNYEKVKQSINQDSLSSLQAKKLFQQVVSQVNNGHTRIPFPIPEYIAYAQNGGTLFPLEVAIENGKVMVRKNWSENTEIENNSELLSINGQPINAILENIYPQISAERKYFKNAQLENMSLPRFYWLVQGEESSFEVEILTNGKRQKHQLKAISAIEDFEMKRDDIIKHKWKLEFIEKSTAYLRPGDFGGELEQYKLFIDSAFVEIKDNETKNLIIDLRNHSGGDDSFGNYLVSYISDKPFKWASRFQLKTSKQLKENTRLRKDTTQAYWKSILNHNDGEIYDYEFGLYEPQPKHKRFQGKVYVLVNRQSYSQSTVTAAQIQDYGWGKIVGEETAEFPNLYASIYNYLLPKTGITVEVSKGKIERISGVDNGKGVIPDIMINDRLLDDQDEILEGLMEILEQ, from the coding sequence ATGAATAATTTTTATTTGAAACTAAGGTGCTACAGAATTGTCTTGTTTTGGTGTGTTTTATTAATAAGTCAATCCAGTTTATCGCAGCAGTTTTCAAAAGCAGATATTTTATCAGATTTAACTTATTTAAAAAAGTCTTTGGAAGAAGCCCACATTAATTTATACGCTTACACCACAAAAGATAGGTTTGAAAACAATTATGAGAAGGTAAAACAAAGCATTAATCAAGACAGTCTCAGTAGCCTGCAGGCGAAAAAACTTTTTCAACAAGTAGTTTCTCAGGTTAATAATGGGCATACCCGAATCCCTTTTCCAATTCCAGAATACATCGCCTATGCCCAAAATGGTGGCACTTTGTTTCCACTTGAAGTGGCTATTGAAAACGGTAAAGTAATGGTCAGAAAAAACTGGTCGGAAAACACAGAAATAGAAAATAATTCTGAACTATTAAGCATTAACGGTCAGCCAATTAATGCCATTCTAGAAAATATTTATCCCCAAATTTCTGCGGAACGAAAATATTTTAAAAATGCGCAATTGGAAAATATGTCATTGCCCAGATTTTACTGGTTGGTTCAGGGAGAGGAAAGTAGCTTTGAAGTTGAGATTTTAACAAATGGAAAGCGCCAAAAGCATCAACTCAAGGCTATAAGTGCTATTGAGGATTTTGAAATGAAAAGAGATGATATTATAAAGCACAAATGGAAACTAGAGTTTATTGAAAAAAGTACTGCGTATTTAAGACCTGGAGATTTTGGAGGCGAATTAGAACAATACAAACTCTTCATAGACTCCGCTTTTGTTGAAATTAAGGATAATGAAACTAAAAATTTGATTATTGATTTAAGAAACCACTCTGGTGGAGATGACTCTTTTGGGAATTATTTGGTATCCTACATTAGCGATAAACCTTTTAAATGGGCGTCTAGATTTCAACTAAAAACAAGTAAACAACTTAAAGAAAATACGAGGCTTAGAAAAGACACCACTCAGGCCTATTGGAAATCTATTTTAAATCATAATGATGGCGAAATTTATGACTATGAATTTGGACTTTATGAACCTCAGCCAAAACATAAACGCTTCCAGGGAAAAGTATATGTGTTGGTCAACAGGCAATCATACTCTCAATCTACAGTAACAGCTGCCCAGATTCAGGATTATGGTTGGGGGAAAATAGTAGGAGAGGAAACCGCAGAGTTTCCGAACCTTTACGCCTCAATCTACAATTATCTTTTACCAAAAACAGGCATAACCGTTGAGGTTTCAAAAGGTAAAATAGAGCGGATAAGTGGAGTAGATAATGGCAAAGGGGTGATTCCAGATATAATGATAAACGACAGATTGTTGGATGATCAAGATGAAATTTTGGAGGGATTAATGGAAATCTTAGAGCAATAA
- a CDS encoding serine hydrolase domain-containing protein produces the protein MKFQILIFLTICFSCLFSEEKQTVESEIPENKMAEIADLYFTKLTELGDFNGVVLMKKKNEVILSKAYNMSSDSTSTLFVSENSQFDLRSIAKLFAKLSVIQLEKEGKLSQNNKLSDFLPDFPNGDQITIHHLMTNTSGLPRSFEASAKPYIELSPEEVVDLASKSKLEFEPGEKELYSNIGFQLLYYSLGKVTNSTFEDYINRTFFEPLEMFNSGSNFYEGKDRKQDYAYGHFEKNNEIVCECTFPDDEMKMGNLFSTVDDLNNLLSSLDPVAYQDLLHDNIISHAGGTRGKRAYIERNFVDNYTLVFLANFDGIPFEQLVKDLQSILKGESVNMPEAINRSAIQLKPEILKRYEGTYDLVEAGHILLNIRFENDSLYVYQKGKNNGVILPESKTVFFSDKTNKESIEFVKNNKGTYDLLIDFQGVQWKGINTTNEN, from the coding sequence ATGAAGTTCCAAATTTTAATATTCTTAACTATTTGTTTCAGTTGTCTATTCTCCGAAGAAAAACAGACAGTTGAAAGTGAGATTCCAGAAAATAAAATGGCAGAAATAGCCGATCTATATTTTACCAAGTTGACGGAACTCGGTGATTTTAATGGGGTGGTTCTCATGAAGAAAAAGAATGAGGTGATCTTGAGTAAGGCTTATAATATGTCAAGCGATTCGACTTCGACACTTTTTGTCAGTGAAAACAGCCAATTTGATTTAAGATCTATAGCTAAATTATTTGCCAAACTAAGTGTGATTCAACTTGAAAAAGAGGGTAAACTATCCCAAAACAACAAGCTAAGTGATTTTTTACCTGATTTTCCGAATGGAGATCAGATTACGATTCATCATTTAATGACCAATACGTCTGGTCTACCGCGTTCTTTTGAAGCCTCTGCTAAGCCATATATCGAACTTAGTCCCGAGGAAGTAGTGGATTTAGCATCAAAATCTAAGTTAGAATTTGAACCCGGTGAAAAAGAACTCTACTCCAATATTGGCTTTCAATTATTGTACTATTCCTTAGGAAAAGTGACCAATTCCACCTTTGAAGATTACATCAACCGAACATTTTTTGAGCCATTAGAAATGTTCAATTCAGGTAGTAATTTTTATGAAGGAAAAGACAGGAAACAAGATTATGCTTATGGACATTTTGAAAAAAATAATGAAATCGTTTGTGAATGCACTTTTCCTGATGATGAAATGAAAATGGGCAATTTATTTTCAACAGTTGACGATTTAAACAACTTATTATCAAGTTTAGACCCTGTGGCTTATCAAGACCTGTTACATGACAACATCATTTCTCATGCCGGAGGAACGCGTGGCAAGCGCGCATACATAGAACGTAACTTTGTAGACAATTACACGCTTGTTTTTCTGGCCAATTTCGACGGCATTCCTTTTGAACAATTGGTGAAAGATTTACAATCCATTCTAAAAGGAGAATCAGTTAATATGCCAGAAGCTATAAACAGATCCGCAATACAACTTAAACCTGAAATTCTAAAACGCTACGAAGGCACCTATGACTTGGTAGAAGCTGGCCATATTTTGCTCAATATAAGATTTGAAAATGACAGTCTTTATGTATATCAAAAAGGGAAAAATAATGGTGTGATACTACCTGAATCTAAAACAGTGTTTTTCTCGGACAAGACCAATAAGGAATCCATTGAATTTGTTAAAAATAATAAAGGGACATATGATCTGTTGATAGATTTTCAGGGCGTACAATGGAAAGGAATAAATACAACTAATGAAAATTGA
- a CDS encoding TlpA family protein disulfide reductase translates to MKAIILSIFNILLFSSCQSQSPTKVFQDTKAKFFNQNKVSFNQITYSPNPAGKIDTFTYIFEFLKNPSSLIGYNTIIDGPYFDYYIKGEEYKSVNHFKKVVELYSDQKPAYAKAVFESSDTYQRSPMFLLQDIDWQFVKDTLINSQVYNNYVNVINDKVIDGNTVYTEQHLFINPQSKLIERWERRNYFKGKLSQRVVSVYNNYIFSDDNSPLSFSLPTSYPSVLFSQKTTIPPLEKGEKAPEFDMKDLQGNSVSLADFKGNKVLLKFSSVGCGNSHEALLYMNQENFQLPENIKPIYLSMWDKKADVIDYFSKVTAGMPVLSNSEDIAKAYKISSTPTFVLINEDGVIENVVIGNHTAFLNGLIQNDGSAK, encoded by the coding sequence ATGAAAGCAATCATATTATCAATTTTTAATATCCTTCTGTTCAGTTCTTGTCAATCGCAATCGCCTACAAAGGTATTTCAAGACACGAAAGCTAAATTTTTTAACCAGAACAAAGTCTCATTCAATCAAATAACCTACTCCCCAAATCCTGCTGGTAAAATAGATACATTTACTTACATCTTTGAGTTTTTAAAAAATCCTTCAAGTCTAATAGGTTACAATACGATTATTGATGGACCTTACTTTGATTATTATATAAAAGGCGAAGAATACAAATCTGTAAATCATTTCAAAAAAGTAGTTGAACTTTATTCAGATCAAAAACCCGCCTACGCCAAAGCAGTTTTTGAAAGTTCGGATACCTATCAGAGATCACCAATGTTTTTACTGCAAGATATTGATTGGCAATTTGTAAAAGACACTTTAATAAATTCACAGGTTTATAACAATTACGTCAATGTAATTAACGATAAAGTGATTGATGGCAATACTGTTTATACAGAGCAACACTTGTTTATAAATCCTCAAAGCAAATTAATCGAACGTTGGGAACGCCGAAATTACTTTAAGGGAAAACTTAGCCAACGCGTCGTCTCGGTATACAACAACTACATTTTTAGTGATGATAATTCGCCACTATCTTTTAGTTTACCAACTTCATATCCATCTGTACTTTTTAGTCAAAAGACTACAATACCGCCACTTGAAAAAGGTGAAAAAGCCCCTGAATTTGATATGAAAGATTTACAAGGAAACTCTGTGAGTTTAGCCGATTTTAAGGGGAATAAAGTCTTGCTTAAATTTTCCAGTGTTGGCTGTGGGAATTCCCATGAAGCCTTATTGTATATGAATCAGGAAAATTTTCAGTTACCCGAAAACATCAAACCCATTTACCTTTCTATGTGGGATAAAAAAGCAGATGTCATAGATTACTTCTCAAAAGTAACAGCAGGTATGCCTGTGCTTTCAAATTCAGAAGATATTGCAAAAGCCTACAAGATATCTTCTACACCAACTTTTGTGTTAATTAATGAAGATGGAGTGATTGAAAATGTCGTAATCGGCAATCATACAGCATTTTTAAACGGGTTAATTCAAAATGATGGTTCTGCTAAATAG
- a CDS encoding helix-turn-helix transcriptional regulator, with the protein MEIHIDITKNIIEQFDRYFNLTKTENGLIPDPEIIESDVKYIEFPGELEFHHFGNASFKVPISMTSVNPVDTKWYVIHINLSKIKQEKKAGDQIIHFQRHLPIGILLYGPNLKIETQIPPNIESELATIRFSDTFLSAYFKDWQNLIDREKSLVYEDLDPILDHKLSLALSAMDEKIKCHGLVLDFVQQFFNKLKSHKKGINPGKLHPEDLKNLFKTSTLLRDPIISQIPTVEELAKMANMGQSKFKNSFKQVFGLPPMEYHNRVRMEFAAAEIQHNAKTPSEVSYLLGYSHPSNFTKAFKKYFGQLPSSFD; encoded by the coding sequence ATGGAAATTCATATTGACATCACTAAAAATATCATAGAGCAATTTGATCGCTATTTCAATTTAACAAAAACAGAAAATGGACTAATACCAGATCCTGAAATTATTGAAAGTGACGTAAAATATATAGAATTCCCGGGTGAACTGGAGTTTCATCATTTTGGCAATGCATCATTCAAAGTACCTATTTCTATGACCTCGGTAAATCCTGTTGACACCAAATGGTATGTTATCCATATCAACCTTTCAAAAATTAAGCAGGAGAAAAAGGCAGGAGATCAAATCATTCACTTTCAAAGACATCTACCAATTGGTATTCTGCTCTATGGTCCAAACCTTAAAATCGAAACTCAAATCCCTCCAAATATTGAATCTGAATTAGCTACTATTCGGTTTAGTGATACCTTTTTGAGCGCCTACTTTAAAGATTGGCAAAACCTAATTGACCGGGAAAAAAGCTTGGTCTATGAAGACTTAGACCCTATTTTGGACCATAAGTTATCATTGGCTTTATCAGCCATGGATGAAAAAATAAAATGTCATGGACTTGTACTAGACTTCGTGCAGCAATTCTTTAATAAGCTGAAAAGTCATAAAAAGGGAATAAATCCAGGTAAACTTCACCCTGAAGACCTCAAAAATCTTTTCAAAACTTCAACCTTGCTTAGAGACCCAATAATTAGTCAAATTCCAACCGTTGAAGAATTGGCTAAAATGGCAAATATGGGACAATCCAAATTCAAAAATTCCTTCAAGCAGGTATTTGGTTTACCTCCCATGGAATACCACAATAGAGTGCGTATGGAATTTGCTGCGGCAGAAATTCAACACAATGCTAAGACTCCCTCGGAAGTAAGTTATTTGCTTGGGTATTCACACCCTTCCAACTTCACCAAAGCATTTAAAAAATACTTCGGTCAGCTTCCCTCCTCATTTGATTAG
- a CDS encoding Nif3-like dinuclear metal center hexameric protein yields MYKPYSNRRNFLKTSVLLGTGIFLNPLDLFSASVKTAYTVGDIMDLFISKVPNAPFSPTVDTLKSGNRDQRVTGIITTMFATLTVIRKAIELNANFIIVHEPTFYNHLDETDWLKNDPVYQFKADLLNQHGIAVWRNHDYVHRLQVDGVQKGVVDELGWNAYYKQNAVLNLPETTLGNLISHIKEKMGVPALRYVGDLSQSASKILLLPGAIGGRRQIELLMKEKPDVLICGESPEWETPEYVRNANEMGEELGLIVIGHSASEEGGSEFMKNWLEEHVPGVPVTHFPSGNSLQVK; encoded by the coding sequence ATGTACAAGCCCTATTCCAACCGCCGTAATTTCCTAAAAACCTCTGTCCTGCTAGGAACAGGAATTTTTCTAAATCCTTTGGATCTCTTCTCCGCTTCTGTAAAAACAGCCTATACTGTGGGAGACATCATGGATCTTTTTATTTCCAAAGTTCCCAATGCACCATTTAGCCCTACAGTGGATACCTTAAAATCCGGGAATCGTGATCAAAGAGTTACAGGCATTATCACCACTATGTTTGCTACGTTGACGGTGATTCGAAAAGCCATTGAGTTGAATGCCAATTTCATCATTGTCCATGAACCTACTTTTTACAATCACCTAGACGAAACGGACTGGTTAAAAAATGACCCGGTCTACCAATTCAAAGCAGATTTGTTAAACCAACATGGGATTGCAGTTTGGCGAAATCATGACTATGTACACCGGCTTCAAGTCGATGGAGTACAAAAGGGAGTGGTGGATGAATTGGGTTGGAATGCCTATTACAAACAGAACGCCGTTTTGAACCTTCCGGAAACCACGCTTGGCAATCTAATTAGCCATATCAAAGAGAAAATGGGAGTTCCCGCTTTACGATATGTGGGAGATTTAAGTCAATCCGCCTCCAAAATTCTCTTACTACCTGGAGCAATCGGAGGAAGAAGGCAAATTGAACTCCTGATGAAAGAAAAGCCAGATGTGCTGATCTGTGGAGAAAGTCCAGAATGGGAAACTCCGGAGTACGTGAGAAATGCCAATGAAATGGGAGAAGAGTTGGGACTGATTGTAATTGGTCATTCTGCTAGTGAGGAAGGTGGATCGGAATTTATGAAGAACTGGTTAGAGGAGCATGTACCTGGTGTTCCAGTGACTCATTTTCCTTCTGGAAATTCGCTTCAAGTGAAGTAG
- a CDS encoding helix-turn-helix domain-containing protein, with translation MLIKTPLPHSSLREIIKEYYYFQLNEKGTTKHIPIVDDCCHDFIVFKEANALFCFGDQQKTLNIKYKVFTILDLHPPYQLKFKDNLTFFTIKCQPWMNRYFFSEINESGVVNLENHNPQLLQIHQQMSDNYTIEEIVSTADDFFRNKQIVITDTVQFVMSVCQFIYSKKGILRVKEISNHFNKSRQYINKVFKQEAMCSLKTFIVSVRILNLIKHKVKHKELSLTRLSYDYGYFDQAHFINDFKKVSGLTPSQYFNRLPEFILRHT, from the coding sequence ATGTTAATCAAAACCCCACTTCCGCATTCTTCACTCCGGGAAATAATAAAGGAGTATTACTATTTTCAATTGAACGAAAAAGGAACGACTAAACATATACCAATTGTAGATGACTGCTGTCATGATTTTATTGTATTCAAAGAGGCTAATGCACTTTTTTGTTTTGGTGATCAACAAAAAACTTTAAATATAAAATACAAGGTTTTTACTATTCTTGATTTACATCCTCCATATCAATTAAAATTTAAGGATAACCTTACCTTTTTCACCATTAAATGCCAGCCATGGATGAACCGTTATTTCTTCTCTGAAATAAACGAATCAGGGGTAGTGAACTTAGAAAACCATAATCCACAGCTTTTACAAATACATCAACAAATGTCAGACAATTATACTATTGAAGAAATAGTATCCACAGCAGATGATTTTTTTAGAAATAAACAGATTGTGATTACGGATACTGTGCAATTCGTAATGTCAGTATGCCAATTTATTTATTCTAAAAAAGGAATACTTAGAGTTAAAGAAATAAGCAACCACTTTAATAAATCCAGACAATACATCAACAAAGTTTTTAAGCAAGAAGCCATGTGTAGCTTAAAAACATTTATTGTTTCAGTCCGGATTCTGAATCTAATTAAACATAAAGTAAAACATAAAGAGCTCTCTTTGACAAGGCTCAGTTATGATTATGGTTATTTCGATCAAGCTCATTTTATAAATGATTTTAAAAAAGTTTCCGGTTTAACACCAAGTCAATATTTTAACAGACTACCAGAATTTATTCTTAGGCACACCTAG